Proteins from one Candidatus Curtissbacteria bacterium genomic window:
- a CDS encoding HD domain-containing protein: MIDKSKLTKRQAIVFDQVRNLYETSQRKTAKWLWNHHVQIVGENCLRLAHKYNGDADLSFAGALLHDLGDVWLERKDPQFTSRSKKKAKEILKNADFSTEEINDVLENIIGPHSCRDGNLPTLLEGKILATADAIAHLQTNFYYDFKKMGLPDHIQPEEFSTWVSEKLERDFNTKIFFDEIREEVKHNYEKLKGDLR; this comes from the coding sequence GTGATTGACAAATCCAAACTTACAAAGCGGCAAGCTATTGTTTTCGATCAAGTTCGAAACCTCTACGAAACCTCACAAAGAAAAACAGCAAAATGGTTATGGAATCATCACGTCCAGATCGTAGGCGAAAACTGTCTTCGGCTGGCGCACAAATACAACGGTGACGCGGATTTATCCTTCGCTGGAGCTTTATTGCACGACCTTGGTGACGTATGGCTTGAAAGAAAAGATCCTCAATTCACGTCACGATCAAAGAAAAAAGCAAAGGAGATTCTGAAAAATGCAGATTTCTCAACCGAAGAGATCAATGACGTTCTCGAAAATATAATTGGACCTCACTCTTGCCGAGATGGCAATTTGCCCACACTATTAGAGGGAAAAATACTAGCAACTGCAGATGCAATAGCACATCTGCAAACAAATTTTTACTATGACTTTAAAAAAATGGGGTTACCTGATCACATTCAGCCTGAAGAATTCAGTACTTGGGTAAGTGAGAAGCTGGAACGAGATTTTAATACAAAAATTTTCTTCGATGAAATTCGCGAAGAAGTAAAACACAATTACGAAAAACTAAAAGGAGACTTAAGGTGA